The genomic interval TGggccctctttcccttcccattgCTTGGAGTACTCTCAAGCCATGGTGCTCCAGCTTCCGTAGCTCAACAGAATGAGCCCATTTCCTGGCACTGCATGTTCTACTGCTGCCTACACCCTCCTCCTCCATATTGCACGGCTGACGTTTGCTTCTCACCAGGCCTGGCTGCCTCTGCTGTACCCAAAGACAACGGTAAGCCCTCCCCTCTACGCTGTGGGAAGGCGGAACTAAGACAGCAGTTATCCCCGGGAGAGAGAACGGGTTTTGAGGGGGCACCAGCTTCTGTCTCCACCGAGATCTCTCACATCTCTATCTACTCGCCGGGCTTCAGGAGGCTGGGGAAGAAGCCTCTTAACACCTATGCTCCCTCCTCTTTGCTCCCACACCCTTGCCTCAGATAGATGTACGTTCAGCCTCGGGTGTCCTCAACATGGGAAATGGGCCGTTCTCTAAATCTATAGACGAGGCTCTGACTCTTGGCATGTGGGACATGTGCTGTGTGTATAAGACTCCCATGATATGGTGTGACTTTTTGGAAAAGAGaggatataaataaaatcagcagAAGTCAAGTCAAGGGTGGGGGGTGATGGGAGCTGAAGCAGCCCCCGGGCGCAAGGTACTGTCCATGCTTTATAAAGTAAGCACGCACCCATGTCCCGGACCGACGCATCCAGTGTACCAAATCGTCTTTGTGAGCTTCTCCCCATGCTCCTCCTCCTGCAGCCTGGCTCTCCTGCTTGCCTCACCTCTTCCAAGTCACCATTGACCGAGGTTATCTCCGGAGGCTGGGCTACTCCTCCTGGGACATCCACTTAAATGATGAGCTGTGTCGTCCCCACGTCACGGGGCGCTATCTGATCTTCAACATTCCCTATGGTCACTGTGGCACCGTCAGACAGGTAAGAAACTGAGGGGGTGGTGGTACCCTTCTGTGGATGGAGGCCAAGGAGAGAGATTTGGAAAATTCAACCACCTGTTAAAAACCTGGCAGGGCCAGAAGAAAGGCACGgccattattttgtttctgaattcaGTGAGACCTGGAGCACTCACTAATTTGtctgaaattttccttccttttgggaATTTAGAGTACGTACTGAATTTGGAATACACGGTATTAAGTGCCGAGTGCTGATGGACTGATGGGTGGGTAAATAggcagatggatgaatggatggatggatggatggatggatggatgatgggtgcTGTTCTTTTAGCTCCAAAGCTGAGCATTTTCCACAACTTGCTTCTTTATTCACCGTTAGtgcacacctactatgtgcacGCTATGGCGCTGGGCATGGGAGAGGACACACGATCTGACTGCTGCGTTCTAACCAGACAGCTAGCTGTATTCCCTAATCTAGAAAGCATAGACATTTGGGTATAATGAAATGTGTATGTCTGTCTCATTTTCCTTAACCACCAGCTTATTTCACGAGACAATGTCACTGAAGTTAAGGAAACAAGCCAAGAGTGCGTAACTACAAAATCGCACTTTTCTCAGCATACCTAACAATGTACCATCAATGTACCACGTTACACAGCACGGTCTCCATGCtattcctctcttcctttgtatCAGTATTTAGAAACACGGAACAGCAAACATTTGGCATTGTTGGAGGTTTGATTCATCCAATAGCCTGCATGACGCCAAGTCACTGCTTCACTCCATACTTCACATTTTGTCTATTTGGTTGTGCAGACCCACGGTCGTCCTTATCCTTTTTGCTCTGAACCTTCTAGTTTTTACCTCAGAGGTTTCTGCCCCAGGGGCCGTGCCAGAAGCCCCCCGGTGTCTGCGCGGCAGGCACCCCGGAAGCTTCTAGGCCATCAGGGAGGACCCTGGCAGTGTCCTCTGTGGCCCCGGCTGGCCTAGCTCCTACAGCACTGGGGCCAGAGGACACTGCAGGTCAGGAACCACTTGGGGTGATGGCCAGTCCCAGACCACCCACGGCGAAAACACTGCCACAGGAAGGTCCTGTGTATGACTGCAGAGTCAGGGAATAAGCAAACCTTCTAGGTGCTGAGGACACAGCGGCCAACGAGACAGGGGCCGGGCTCCACATCTCTCACATTCGAGAAGGAGGCACTGCACAAACGCACATATGAGAATCATTTCACAGACCTTAAGATGGCAAAACAAGGAAGAGAATAGGAGATGATGTGGGGTGGAAAGAAGGCCACTTCGAATAGGGTGGCCAAGGAGCTGAGACCTGAATAAGGAGACAGAGCCAGGTAAAGGAACAGGGGGCATGCTCTGTGCAGGGGGGCTAGTGATGAGGCCCCCCGGGCAGCAGCAAACTTGGAGGGCTTGAGGAAGAGACTCGAGGAGTCAGCACCGGGAAGCCCAAGGTCAGGTTGGAAGGGGCAGGACCATGCAGTAATGGAGTTTAGCTTTTCCTCTAAGCTGTGCATGTGCATCAGGTCAAGGGACAAGGGAGACGCTCTTTCTTTggggcacaaagaaaaaaatgtctgtttttatggaTAAAGCGTGCAGAACGTGAAGAGTATCTTTGTTGTATTAAAATGTCATAATGGAGgctgagaaggggcagggggatgAGTAGGAAAGGAAAGGTCTAAAAAggcagagggcgcctgggtggctcagtcggttgagcgtccgactttggctcaggtcaccatctcacggtttgtgagttcgagccccacgtcgggtgctgtgctgacagctcagagcctggagcctgcttcggattgtgtgactccctctgtctctgcccctccctcactcacgctctgtctcttaaaaaacaaataaacgttaaaaaaaaatttttttaataaataaataaaaaggcagacCTGGTCTGAGCTGATGGGGCGGTCCTTGGAGGGTTCCCAGGCGGACGTCAAGGATCTGAGTCACACACGCAGAGGCTTCCTGCAATCCACGTCGCTGGGCGGGCTGAGTCTCTGGACGGCacacagggctgtggggaggaggcTGCCGGAGGCGACGGCACCTCGCACAGTAGTCTTCAGCACCCCCTTAGCCCTTCGAGTCCTGCTGGATTTGAAGGACAAGGCTGAGACTCAAGGCGAGCAGGGCCAGGCGCCCAGCTCACAAGGAGCCAGAACCCCTCTGCGGCCAAGAGAAGAGAGGGgctggaagagaggagaaaagcacAATGGGCCATGGTCCGTGCCTGGCTGAGAATACCCAGGCTGAGGGCGGGGCACGTGTGCAGGAATTGGGTGGAGAGAGCGCCGGGCAGCCAGCGTGGACCCCCTGCCCCGCCTCATACCAGCACAGCTCGGCCCTcacaggagggaagaagggaggacagGCTCACACACCGGGGCTCCTTTTGTGCTCCCTGAAGTGCTACGTCACTCCGCCGTGGCACTAGGTACCACGGGAGGCAGCCCCGAGGCCCCCTGCCTCCAGCTCGCCGGCTGACTGGCACCCAGCAGGTGTGTGGAGAGGCCTCTGCCGGTGTAGGAAGGTGCTTGTCAGGGAGCCAGGAGCACTGGCCAGAACCTCCCCTCTCGTCCTCCCAGGAAAGTCTCGGCTCCCTCAGCTACTCCAACTCCATCAGAAGCCGAACACGGGGCCACCCTGGCCGAGTCATCGTGCGGCACAAGGTGCCTCAGCTGAAGTTCACCTGCAGGGCGGATGGCCCAGCTGCAGTTGACATCAGTCCCGGGGCTGATGTCCCAAGGGAGAGCGTCGGCTATGATGTGTCCATATCCTTCCTCGAATCGCCCATCAGCCTGGGGCCACACTATGCCAGCCAGAGGAAAGGGGTCTTCCTCCAGGTCACACTCCAGAGCCCCGACCCCAGCCTGAGGTTCTTTGTGGATACCTGTGTGGCTTCTCCAGATCCCCGTGATTTTACGACTGTCAAGTACGATTTGATCCGGCACGGGTAAGGAACATAGAAGGCCTTCTAGGGTTGACTGTTATATTCAGGTGGCATTCCTGTGGCTTCTCTGGTAGATCTAAGTCATAACATGGTGCAAAATAGTGCTCGTTATGCCCCAGAGGCAGAGTCGGGCCCCTACCGTCCCTCTGATCTCAGCTGGAGACAAATAGTTATAGGAAGCCTGGACAACGTCCCTTGAATCCCCAAAGAGTCTTGGGCAAAGGCCGTGCTGTCCTGGACTCTGCTGTCCCATCTCACCCTTTCATACCTgtgcctcccttccctctgtgtTTTATGACTTTATTACACTCCCTATTTGTGGTTCAGTCTCTCAGACATCTGATCTACCCTGATGGGCTGGCGCGTCTTCTCAGCCTAAACTCTTATAGTGGTGAGATTCACTATGGCTGTTTTGATTAAGCAACAAATTGCCAAGTTAGAACTTGGGTATGTTGTTTGCCTTCATAGCTCCCTTGCCCCCTAACAGGAGCAAACACTTAGAGATGGGCCATTGGTGACCGGTGCAAGACAACAAAACCCTATCACTTACTGGTGGCAGCTTCAAAGTGGTGAGAGCTACATGGGACGCATCATCGTGGTACCTGTTTCCAaaagacagggggaggggcaagacgTAGCGCTGTGCATGGGTGGCATGACCTATAGCATGGGAGGTGCACAGGTGTGGCATTGAACCGCACTGGGTCTCAGAGTGAGAAAGCTCTTCCCTTTCCATTCTCCTTACAAATAGgtcaaggagagagacacagtttGGTGCCAGAATTTTAACAGCCAACATTCTTCCAATTCTGCTTGTTTAGGTTTAAGATGCTCTTCTGTTTCTAATTTCCTAATGTGAATTCTACATCTTCATTTCCAACACGTGcatttgatttatttgattttggtgaattgtatattcattttcacttagttcgaaatattctttacatttctctGGAGACTTTTTCTTTTACCTCCAGGTTACTTTGAAGTGTGTTGTTTGATTTCCAAATAGGAGTTCTCCAGCAacctgtttttgatttctagttctGTTCCATTGTGATCTGAAGATACATTgtgtgtgatttcttttctttaaatttgctaAGGTGTGGGTTATGgtccagaatgtggtctatctcGGTGAATACTCCATGCAGGCTTGAGAAGAGTTGTGTTCTGCTGGTGTTGGATGGAGTGGTCTGGAGATGGCTGTTAGTCTAGCTGATTGATGGTGCTTTTTAGGTCATCTAAATCctttctgattttctgcctgctggttCTGTCAATTACAGACAGAGGGCTGTTAGAGTGTCCAGCCATCACTGTGGATTTGTAGATTTCTCTTtgcagttctattagtttttgtcTCACGCATTTTGATGCTCCGTTGTTACATGTATACTCATTAAGGGTTGTTGTGTCTTTTTGGAGGGCTGGTCTCTTTATCATTATGCAGTATTCCTCTTCATCTCTGATCATTGTCCTGGCTCTGAACTCTGTTTTGTTtcaaattaatatagctactccagctttcttttggttagtattAGCATGCTAaatctttctccattcctttgctttcaatttttctatGGCTTTATCTTTAAGATGGGTGTCATAGACAGTTATTAGTTGGAACTTggggttttttgttattgttgcttttgttttatctGCTCTGGCAGTCTGCATCTTTAAATGGTCATACTTAGAACActcacatttaaagtgattactgATATAGCTGGATGAAAATCTACCATCTTGGTAAGTATTTTCTATTTGGTGCGTTTATTCTCTGTTTCTACCCCTATTCTCCTTTTGCTGTCTTCTCTGGTTTCAGTGGAGCATTTTCTATTACtccattttatctcctctctTGATGTATCATTTATACTTCTTTCCTTAACTTTTTCCATGGTTGTACTAGGGTTTACAAAACACATTctaattctggaaagagcccaaatgtccattgactgataaatggataaagaagattcatcaaaaggaatgaaatcctgccatttgcaatgacaaggacagagctagagggtataaggctaagtgaaataagtcagtcaaagacaaatgccatatgatttcactcacatgtggaatctaagaaatgaaacaaatgaacataggatGGACGGGGGACAGAGAggtaaaccataaaacagactcttaaggatagagaacaaactgaaagttgatggagggaggtgggcgggggatgggctagatgggtggtagtgattaaggagggcacttgtgatgagcactgaaactgatattacactgtatgtaactaacttggatttaaataaaaacttgaaactacaaaaaccccacattttaaaatactcgAAATTCGCCTGCAAATAAGACAACCACCACCTTTAACCTCCCCTTTGGGCAAAATAGAGCAGAGCTTCAGAAGGCAACAGCTCTAGCTGGAATTTAATTAccttgtttggtttttattgtatttctttcacAGTTACCTGTCAGGAACAGTGGTTTTTCTACTCACAATAgtattttaagtttcttcataAAAGAAAGAGTGGGTAGTGGGAAGAGGTGTGTTTGGGCTTCATATGTCTGAGTCTAAGCCTGATTATTCGAGTTGGGGTGCATTCACACCATCCTTTAAGTTAATCCTTGTGGCTGGGGGTGGTTTCTTCTATCAGGTGCATCAAAGACAAAAGCTATGTCAACCTCCACTCCCACCAGAAGAACACGGCCCAGTTCAAGTTCAACGCCTTCAACTTTCTCAGCAGCTATGATGTGGTGTATCTGCAGTGTGAGGTCGCCGTGTGCAAAGTGGGGGACCATTCCTCCCGCTGCTCCCAGGGCTGTGCAGAGCGGAGTAAGAGGGATGTGGGCCCCATAGAGACCACAGAAGAGCGGACTGAGCATTTCCAAGTGGTGGGGCCACTGGAAGTCCACAGAGGGACGGGTCGGAACAAGACCCTTGTTTGATTTCCCCACTTTTCACATGATTCTGTTATTAGAAAGCAAAGTCTATTTCCCTTCCGCAATGTAATAAGTTTGAGAAATCAGAAGTTGTCCACACAGCGACAGGTGAAACTGCCGAAGAAGTTCTCTCTGAAGTTTGTTGCTAAATAAACCTTCTCTGATTACTAAACTTCCAGGCAGTCCCTCTCTTTGCCAGCCGGAGATGCTGCATTTTCTAATTCTTCACTACCAAGCACGTGATCATTGTCTTAACTGCACAAAATGTTATCAAGaacagagttctctctctctgtatcaaattgccaatttaaggtattttttttaattgactccTTAATATTCAGATGCTGGTAGGTGGATCTTTTTGTTTCTGTCCCTTGAATGATGTGAGAATTTCTTTTCAGATCTCACTAAGAGtcttaggaaaaataaactaagtgTCAGGaaatcactgctttttttttctttttaaccctaATAACTGGTCAGTTGAATCAAACAGGTCATTTGCTCATTTACTTGTTATCACTTACTCAAAACAAGCTCACTTTGCCCATTTCAAAGGGAACAAATTGTGCCTCAGCTTTGTTGGGTTTGGGCGACAGCTTTGACATTGACAGCAAATGGGAGTCTGAGACACAATCACACGAACCACCCGTGACTGCTTGCTGAGCTACCACGCACTCAGTCCATGTCCCAGATCCTCAAAGCTTTATAGGAAAGCTAAAAAGTACACAGGAAATCTGAAGAGTACAGAAAGAAAGGCTTGTATATCCCACACCCTCCTGAGAAAGGAGGGCAGCACCCACTTTATCCACGCTCTCTTTGTATCATCACAGAAAGAGGTCTGCACTAGGCTCAGTCTTTAAAGAGACAGTTTTGGACGT from Leopardus geoffroyi isolate Oge1 chromosome D2, O.geoffroyi_Oge1_pat1.0, whole genome shotgun sequence carries:
- the LOC123577445 gene encoding deleted in malignant brain tumors 1 protein-like isoform X1, encoding MTTSPVPTSVSATDSALVTGAIPTSAEATSSPGSFSITVTTLTASVATTVTSTPDTSSTSVEVTSPPDISSASTEVDPPSDTSPTREEETSSPAIHLISTKATSSPVTISTGEDMIPLPDPPLRLVGGRSRCEGRVEVRHQGVWGTVCDDHWDIRDARVVCRLLRCGPALAAPGRGRFGPGSGPIMLDDVRCAGTEDTLGRCGHSGWTRHNCRHREDAGVVCAVPAMPPAVGGPTGKGLAASAVPKDNAWLSCLPHLFQVTIDRGYLRRLGYSSWDIHLNDELCRPHVTGRYLIFNIPYGHCGTVRQESLGSLSYSNSIRSRTRGHPGRVIVRHKVPQLKFTCRADGPAAVDISPGADVPRESVGYDVSISFLESPISLGPHYASQRKGVFLQVTLQSPDPSLRFFVDTCVASPDPRDFTTVKYDLIRHGCIKDKSYVNLHSHQKNTAQFKFNAFNFLSSYDVVYLQCEVAVCKVGDHSSRCSQGCAERSKRDVGPIETTEERTEHFQVVGPLEVHRGTGRNKTLV
- the LOC123577445 gene encoding deleted in malignant brain tumors 1 protein-like isoform X2 produces the protein MTTSPVPTSVSATDSALVTGAIPTSAEATSSPGSFSITVTTLTASVATTVTSTPDTSSTSVEVTSPPDISSASTEVDPPSDTSPTREEETSSPAIHLISTKATSSPVTISTGEDMIPLPDPPLRLVGGRSRCEGRVEVRHQGVWGTVCDDHWDIRDARVVCRLLRCGPALAAPGRGRFGPGSGPIMLDDVRCAGTEDTLGRCGHSGWTRHNCRHREDAGVVCAVPAMPPAVGGPTGKAWLSCLPHLFQVTIDRGYLRRLGYSSWDIHLNDELCRPHVTGRYLIFNIPYGHCGTVRQESLGSLSYSNSIRSRTRGHPGRVIVRHKVPQLKFTCRADGPAAVDISPGADVPRESVGYDVSISFLESPISLGPHYASQRKGVFLQVTLQSPDPSLRFFVDTCVASPDPRDFTTVKYDLIRHGCIKDKSYVNLHSHQKNTAQFKFNAFNFLSSYDVVYLQCEVAVCKVGDHSSRCSQGCAERSKRDVGPIETTEERTEHFQVVGPLEVHRGTGRNKTLV